Sequence from the Aromatoleum petrolei genome:
GCGACTTGCGCCAGCGTCGCACCGCGACCGGGATCACCTCGTCGACGGCCGGGTGCCAGGACGGGATCTCGGCGAAGGCTTCCTCGACGACCCAGTCGAAGCGGATGCCGGGGATCGCACGCGCGGCATCGGTGAGTGCCGGCAGCGTGTGGATGACGTCGCCGAGCGACGAGGTCTTGATGACCAGGACGCGCATCAGGCGGCTCCGCGCGCGTCCTGCGCCGCGACGCCCAGCGTCACGAGGGCGGCGAGCACGCTGTCGGGCGTGATCTCGTGCAGGCAGCGGGTGTGGCCGAGCGGGCACACCCGCTTGAAGCAGGGCGAGCATTCGAGACGCAGGTAGCGCACCGCGACGCGCTCGGAGAGCGGCGGCGTGTGGTCGGGGGTCGAGGAGCCGTATACCGCGACCAGGGGCCGGTCCAGCGCCGCAGCGACGTGCATCAGCCCTGAGTCGTTGGTGACCGCCGCGGCGCATAGCCCCAGCAGGTCGACGGCATCGCCGAGCTGGGTGCGGCCGCACAGGTTATGCACGCCCTCACCTTTGCCCTCTCCCGCGTGCGCGGCGATCTCCTCGCCGGCGGGGGCGTCCTTGGCGGAGCCCAGCACCCATACTTGGTAGCCGCGTGCGACGAGCAGCGCGGCGAGCGCGCCATAGTGGGCGAGCGGCCACTGCTTGGCGGGGCCGTACTCGGCGCCGGGCATGAAGGCGATTGCGGGGCGCGCCGCGTCGAGGCCCAGTTCGCTGCACAGGCGCGTCTGGTTGGCCGGGTTGGCGACCAGACGCGGGCGCGGGAAGGGCTGCGGCAGGGGCTTGCCGGCGGCACGGCCGAGCGCGACGAAGCGCTGCACCGTCATCGGCAGCGCGGCCTTGTCGAGCGGTCGCATGTCGTTCACGAGGCCGTAGCGCATCTCGCCGCGGAACGCGGTGCGCCGCGGGATGCCGGCGAAGAAGGGGGCGAGCGCGGACTTCAGCGAACCGGGCAGCACGATGGCCTGGTCGTAGCGGCGCTTCGCCAGTTCGCGTCCGAGCCGCCAGCGCTCCTTGAGGCCCAGTTGGCCGTGGCCCAGCGGCATCGCGATGCCGCCGCGCACCTCGGGCATGCGTTCGAGGATCGCCAGCGACCAGCCCGGCGCGAGCACGTCGATCTCGCACGGGCCCTCCGCCTGAAGGGTCATGAAGAGGCTCTGCGCCATCACCATGTCCCCGACCCACGAGGGGCCGACCACCAGGACCTGCCGCAGCTGCGTCATCCCAGGTTCTGCGCCAGCCATTCCATGTATTTCGGCACGCCGACCTCGACCGGCATGAATTCACTCGCGTAGCCCGCGGCGCGCAGGGCGCCCATGTCGGCCTCGGTGAAGCTCTGGTAGCGGCCCTTGAGGTGCTCGGGGAAGGCGATGTAGTCGATGCCGCCGCCTCCGCCGGCCGCCTTGCTCCAATTGATCGCGGCGCGCGCGACTTCGTTGAAGCTCTGGGCGCGGCCGGTGCCGACGTTGAAGATGCCCGACACCTGCGGGTTGTCGAGCAGCCACAGGTTCACCGCGACGACGTCATCGACGTGGATGAAGTCGCGCCGCTGCTCGCCCGGGCCGTAGCCGTCCGAGCCTTCGAAGAGGCGGAGCCGCCCGCTTTCCGCGAGCTGGTTCTTGAAGTGGTAGGCGACGCTCGCCATGCTGCCCTTGTGCTGCTCGCGCGGGCCATAGACGTTGAAGTAGCGCAGGCCCGCGACCTGGCTCTTGATGTTCGGCATCAGGGGGCGCAGGTGGCAGTCGAAGAGGAACTTCGAGTACGCGTACATGTTCAGCGGGCGCTCGAATTCGCGCGCCTCGCGGAAGGTCGGGCCCATGCCGTAGACCGAGGCCGAGGACGCGTACAGGAAGGGAATCCCGCGCTCGACGCACCAGGCGAACAGGGCCTTGGTGTATTCGTAGTTCACGCTCATCACGAAGCGCCCGTCCCACTCCGTGGTTGAGGAGCAGGCGCCCTCGTGGAACACCGCCTCGATGCGGCCGAAGTCCTCGCCGGCCTGGAGGCGGCGCAGGAAGTCGTCCTTGTCCGCGTAGTCGCGGATGTGCGCATCGGCGAGGTTGAGGCACTTCCGGCCGTCGGTGAGGTCGTCGACGACCAGGATGTCGGTGATGCCGCGGGCGTTGAGGCCCTGCACGATGTTGCTGCCGATGAAGCCGGCGCCGCCGGTGACGATGTACATGATGACTCCTTGATCAGTGCGCGGCGCCGAGCGCGTCGCGCAGTTCCTCGCGGCTGACGGTGGCCGTGCCGAGCTTGCCGACGACGACCCCGGCCGCGACGTTGGCGAGCGCCGTCGCGTCGGGCAGCGACAGGCCGCAGGCGAGCCCCGCGCCGAGCACCGCGACGACCGTGTCGCCCGCGCCGGTGACGTCGAACACGTCGCGTGCGCGGGTCGGCAGGTCGAGCGGCGCCTGGCCCTTCTGCAGCAGCGTCATGCCGCGCTCGGAGCGGGTGACGAGCAGGGCCTCGAGATCCAGCGCGTCACGCAGCGCCTCGCCGCGCTGGCGCAGGGTCGCCTCGTCGGCGCAATGGCCCACGACCGCCTCGAATTCGGACAGGTTCGGGGTGATCACGGTCGCGCCGCAGTAGCGGCCGAAGTCCGTGCCCTTGGGATCGACCACCACCGGCACCCGGCGTTCTCGCGCGACGCGGATCAGGCTGCCGACCTGCGCCAGCGTGCCCTTGCCGTAGTCGGATAGCACCACCGCACCGCTCGCACCGATCGCGTCCTCGAAAGCCTGCTCGATGCCGGCGCTCTCGAGTACCGCGAAGTTGTCCTCGAAGTCGAGGCGGATGAGTTGCTGGTGGCGGCTGATGATGCGCAGCTTGGTGATCGTCGGGTGTTGCGGCGCTTCCAGCAGGCGGCACGCGACGCCGCCGGATTCGAGCCGCTCGCGCAGCAGGCGTGCGGCCTCGTCGCGGCCCACGAGGCCGACGATCTCGGCGCCGGCGCCGAGCGAAGCCGCATTGAGCGCGACGTTGCCGGCGCCGCCGGCGCGGAATTCGTCCCCCTCTACCTTGACGACCGGCACCGGCGCCTCGGGCGAGATGCGCGTCGTCGAGCCGTGCCAGTAGCGGTCGAGCATCACGTCGCCGACGACGAGGACGCGACCGGCGGAAAAATCGGGCAGGGAAGGCAGCATCAGGGAAGGACTGCTACGGGCAGCGCGTTGAAAAGTCTGCGATTATCCCACGAACCGGGTAGTGCGCGATGTTTCAGCGGTTGAACCACCTCAGCACGACGCCCCAGTCTTCGACGTCGAGGCGCGCGACGTGGCCGCAGGCGAAATCGAGGCCCAGCCAGCGTTCGGGGGGCAGGCCCAGCAGGTGGCCGGCGATCGCGCGCAGCGGGCCGCCGTGGGCGACCACGACGACGGGGGCAGCGGGCGCTGCGGCGCGCAGGGCGTCGAGCCAGTGCAAGACCCGCACGCTCATGTCGCGCGCCGATTCGCCGCCGGGGGCGCGGAAGCCCAGGGGGTCGTCGGCCCAGGTGTCGATCGCGGTGCCGATGTCGGCGTAGGGGCGCAGTTCCCATTCGCCGAAGTGCATTTCCTTGAGGCGATCGTCGAGAACCGGGGCGCCGAGTTCGGCAGCGAGCAGGCGCGCCCGAGCGAGCGGGCTCGCGTGCAGCACATAGTCTGCCGGCAGCAGCGGGCGCAACCGCGCCGCGACCTCCGCGGCGGATTCCGCGAGGCCGACGTCCGACTGTCCGTAGCACACGCCCGCCGGAACGTCCGGCCGGGGGTGGCGGATCAGGTGAAGTTCCATGCCGAGAGGATGCCCAGATAGATCGCCAGTTCGGTCGCCTGCTGCGTCGCGCCCAGCAGGTCGCCGGTGTAGCCGCCGAGGCGGCGTACGAAGTAGCGCGCGGCCCACCCGGTCACGGCGACGGTCGCGATCAGCGCGGCGGCCGCTTCCTGCGGCGCCTGCAGCGCGAGCGGCAGGACGCCAAAGGTCGTCGCGATCGTGAGTTCGGGCGTCGAAAGCCGGCGCGCAAGCGGCTTCGCCTTCGCCGTCTCGTCCTCGCGCACGTATTCGAGGGTGTGGATCAGGCTGGTCGAGGCGAGCCGCGACAGCGGATGCGCGACGAGCAATGCGATGGCGACGGCGGTCGCGCCCGCTGCGGCCAGTTCGACCAGCGCCGCGGCCTTCGCCAGCAGCATCAGCACGAGGCCCACGGTGCCGTAGCTGCCGATGCGCGAGTCCTTCATGATCGTCAGCACCTGGGACTTGTCCCAGCCGCCGCCCAGTCCGTCGCAGGCGTCGGCCCAGCCGTCCTCGTGGAAGGCGCCGGTGGCGCGGATCGTCACCGCCATCGACAGCAGCACCGCGAGGGTGGGCGGGAGGAACTGCGCGAGCGCCAGCCAGCTCGCCGCGCCTATGCCGCCGACCACCCAGCCGACCAGCGGGAAGTAGCGCGCGGCGTGGTTCAGGCGCTCGGGCGACCACGGTACCCACGCTGGCACCGGC
This genomic interval carries:
- the rfaD gene encoding ADP-glyceromanno-heptose 6-epimerase, with translation MYIVTGGAGFIGSNIVQGLNARGITDILVVDDLTDGRKCLNLADAHIRDYADKDDFLRRLQAGEDFGRIEAVFHEGACSSTTEWDGRFVMSVNYEYTKALFAWCVERGIPFLYASSASVYGMGPTFREAREFERPLNMYAYSKFLFDCHLRPLMPNIKSQVAGLRYFNVYGPREQHKGSMASVAYHFKNQLAESGRLRLFEGSDGYGPGEQRRDFIHVDDVVAVNLWLLDNPQVSGIFNVGTGRAQSFNEVARAAINWSKAAGGGGGIDYIAFPEHLKGRYQSFTEADMGALRAAGYASEFMPVEVGVPKYMEWLAQNLG
- the waaF gene encoding lipopolysaccharide heptosyltransferase II, yielding MTQLRQVLVVGPSWVGDMVMAQSLFMTLQAEGPCEIDVLAPGWSLAILERMPEVRGGIAMPLGHGQLGLKERWRLGRELAKRRYDQAIVLPGSLKSALAPFFAGIPRRTAFRGEMRYGLVNDMRPLDKAALPMTVQRFVALGRAAGKPLPQPFPRPRLVANPANQTRLCSELGLDAARPAIAFMPGAEYGPAKQWPLAHYGALAALLVARGYQVWVLGSAKDAPAGEEIAAHAGEGKGEGVHNLCGRTQLGDAVDLLGLCAAAVTNDSGLMHVAAALDRPLVAVYGSSTPDHTPPLSERVAVRYLRLECSPCFKRVCPLGHTRCLHEITPDSVLAALVTLGVAAQDARGAA
- the cobC gene encoding alpha-ribazole phosphatase family protein, which codes for MELHLIRHPRPDVPAGVCYGQSDVGLAESAAEVAARLRPLLPADYVLHASPLARARLLAAELGAPVLDDRLKEMHFGEWELRPYADIGTAIDTWADDPLGFRAPGGESARDMSVRVLHWLDALRAAAPAAPVVVVAHGGPLRAIAGHLLGLPPERWLGLDFACGHVARLDVEDWGVVLRWFNR
- the rfaE1 gene encoding D-glycero-beta-D-manno-heptose-7-phosphate kinase; the encoded protein is MLPSLPDFSAGRVLVVGDVMLDRYWHGSTTRISPEAPVPVVKVEGDEFRAGGAGNVALNAASLGAGAEIVGLVGRDEAARLLRERLESGGVACRLLEAPQHPTITKLRIISRHQQLIRLDFEDNFAVLESAGIEQAFEDAIGASGAVVLSDYGKGTLAQVGSLIRVARERRVPVVVDPKGTDFGRYCGATVITPNLSEFEAVVGHCADEATLRQRGEALRDALDLEALLVTRSERGMTLLQKGQAPLDLPTRARDVFDVTGAGDTVVAVLGAGLACGLSLPDATALANVAAGVVVGKLGTATVSREELRDALGAAH
- a CDS encoding adenosylcobinamide-GDP ribazoletransferase — protein: MRYQLELFFTALGFFTRLPVPAWVPWSPERLNHAARYFPLVGWVVGGIGAASWLALAQFLPPTLAVLLSMAVTIRATGAFHEDGWADACDGLGGGWDKSQVLTIMKDSRIGSYGTVGLVLMLLAKAAALVELAAAGATAVAIALLVAHPLSRLASTSLIHTLEYVREDETAKAKPLARRLSTPELTIATTFGVLPLALQAPQEAAAALIATVAVTGWAARYFVRRLGGYTGDLLGATQQATELAIYLGILSAWNFT